One Perca flavescens isolate YP-PL-M2 chromosome 16, PFLA_1.0, whole genome shotgun sequence genomic window, TAATCAGATGCTTGTGTCTTACTTTGGCTTTATGGAAGAACTGTCTAAAGCAGCCTCGAGGATCCTGCTGAGAGTTCGACGCCATCTCCAGGATGAACTGCATCACTACAGCTTGGTGTGCCACCTGCTCCATCAGTGCCTCTTTCTGCAGGACACAAAACCAATCACTGGTTTTGTGTGTCTCAATAAGCCATCTGTTTAACCTCTGCAACTGTCCACGAACCATAAACACTTTTTTCTCGATACACTATTTTAAAATCATGTTTCATCACTTATGCTTTAAAATGATTGAATTCTATTCTATCGATGAATTCATCGATGCAGCATGTGCTGTTGCATATGGTGTGTTTACAGCTACGTAGGAGTGTAAAATCACTGGATCATCAGTGTGCATGTTATCAGTGGCAAAGcacctcaaaaaaaaaaaaaaaaagatttctacAGAGAGGTTAGCGTTGACTTACCTTGCACAGCAGCTGGACTCTCGCAATATCAGGCGATCACTAAAGAATCGCGGGACTACATATCACACGAAAATCTTGTTGAATCATCTTGTCAGGCTTGAAGTAATGCATTTTTGTCTGAACTACCAGTGTACCGAACCAATTAACGTCCGTTAAGGAGCTACTGGAATCTACGGGCGtagtttaggtgtgtgtgacggctGTGACGgttcgttcaaaacaacaatggtagACGTAATAGGCAGATGGTTCATCCACCTGCCAAGTTcatgcccttttccaaacagtttccaatgatggcttctcagatggttctgtgttaacGAACCATCTGGCTCATCAGGTTAAGCACTGACAGCACATTGGTAAATTCTGTACTTCCAACACCTTTATATTGTGTGACACTGCGTTAGTGTAAAATCAGGACCCACTAACAAAGCAGGTAAGGCCATTTCTTAATTAGAAAGTGTAATACTGTGGTTGGCACTGAGGGAGTTTATGCTAAAACTACCCAACAACTGTATTTTCAATGTCAGAGTGAACATGTTCAGACACGTGGTTCCATGTTTACAATGCCTTTCTAGTTTGACGAGCTAAGAGGAACTACACTGGCCGTGTTCATCATCATAAAGCAATATGCCACCCACTGGAATTAGATAGCTCGTAtctgtttcatttgttttttgacAGAAACTTAGTTCTCTGCTACAGAGGCATTAAGTATATTAGACTGTGACTATACAGACTATAGGTTTtattgttgaaaataaaaagatgaaataaCTCCGGCCTGATCCTTTCAGTACATTACCCCTTCTTGCTGTAGTCTCATGCACCACAGAATTAAGTAGTTGGCCGTTTCCTCACAGATGAGCTGAGGCGTGTCTGCGAGGAACCGCTGACTGTCGTCCCATCTCCGCAACATACCTGACAAATGGATAAAAAGCATATAGGCTATTGTTTTTggaagacataaaaaaaaaagaccatatgGGTGATTTTGCATGTTAAACTACGGTCAAAGAAAACTCAGTTGCTTGCTACTGTTTTGTGAGAATGTTACtatgttaataaaatagatgTCAGAAATATTTACAGCAAACAAGTATGAGAGTTTTGTACAtagtagttacattttttaacattttatctATAATTGGAACACCTTATGAGAAGTGAGTAATTGGTGCCTGCTTTCTCATGGTAACATTTTAAACTATTTCCAAAAAGAAAGAACTTTGCATGTTTATTGAAATATGCAGATAAGCAAGAGCAAAAGATGGTGCATGTGTTTACATGGTTGCAGTAGTTTAAAATGTAGAGAGATTGTGGAGCCCACTGATGTATTTTGCATGTTTAttaaatagggctgggtaccaaattcaatactttttaagcactgaccgaattgcctctttagtataaaaaaatgccttgtcattcaattcccaatttcaatacctaaggagtaaatctctgcagcatcagtgagccaataagcatggagcatgcttctaccaaaatctaataatgtttatgattggctgtctaacataacacgtcgtagagacacgcatgAAAAACTCTACTGTACACAGACGGGCTCActtagtaggagctgaaaaataaataaaaagatttgtgcaaTAATGTATAATGCAAttcctttttgttaaaatggattttatgaaATTGGAATCGGAAAAAGTATCGTGCAGGAAccagtatcaaagtcacggtatagGTGTCGAACATTTTTGAACAATACCAGCCCTATTTTTAAAATAGCTGTGGATCATCATGATTTGTATTTAAGCACTATGTCACTACTATGTGTCTTGAGAAAGGTCCTTGTTACCGAAACGTTGACCGACCACATAAACCAATGCAGAGgtgacatgtgtgtgtgggaattttctgtcttttttggaAATGGAAGAATTAATTCCCTGCAACACAGAGGAGACAAAGGAAGTGGTGTGCGTGTTGCTTTCTACTCAAGATTTTAAACTATACAGCACTTCTGCTTCCACACTAAGAAAGCCTGTATTTTACATTCGTCCAGAACAGTATAGTAGTTTGCAGTACAAACTACCTGGCTGGCTAGAGGCACAAACATTTACATACAAAGTAAGGATCATTTGGATAAAACACCAACCGGAGTTTGCTGTAAAACAGTAGGTGACTTGCCTTCTTCTACCACAGTTGGGTGTAATGTGTTAAAATTCCTACATAAAACTTCATTCAGGTATGCACATGAAAACGAAATGTGATCTCTTCCAGTAAAGCTGGAGAAGAAATCCTGCCTAAACCTGCTACAATCTTCAAGCAAAAAGTGGAATAGCTCAGAATCAGAATTATATTTATTACCAAAAAAGTATGTTTTCACTTGTAAggaatgtgtctttgtgtatttggtgcatacaataaacaTATGAAAAGGGTATAAACAATAAGTACTGCTACAGTCAAGAATATAAATACAGAATAGAtatattacaaaaatgtatgaagACACTATAACAAACATGCAATGTAACTGTTTTagaaagggaaagaaggaaggctATATGGTTAAGTGTAGGGTGTGCAAAAATATTGATCAGGGGATGTGCAAAAGTTCACATTATGTATATGTGCAATGGCCAGGGGTAACAGTTCAGGATATGCTTTAATGTAATGTGTCGTGAATGAGGGTGTGGGGTTAAGAGACTGTCAGTGGGGGTCCCAGGCCTTGTCGAAGAGGCCCACTGCAGGTGGGAAGAAACTGTTCTTGTGACCcatgaggttttggtcctggcGGAccgcagcctcctgccagaggggagtgttTTCAAAAAGTTAGGTTAGTTAGGGTCCACCCTAACCCTAGCTACATGATGACATGAGTTTATTTAACTACAAACATACTAGACCCAAACCTTTTTTTACCATTAGTCTGAGGAAGATCATACTTATAAGAAACTTCATATTTGGCATCTCACTTACCAAAATACTTGAGCTCTTGGTCGTACTTTTGGAGAAATGTCTTGCACTTGTCCTGATCCATTTCTACAGGTTGGTTATGGACATTGATGATACTCTGGAATAGAGAGAAGATATTGACTAACTTTTGATAACGTTATTAAATGATTAGTAGACCGTAGGTACACAAAGTCAAATAAGAGTAAGAAAATGTTAATAGACAATCAACACAATATAAATCATTACAATATTTAGCGAGTCCAATGGCAGAGACCGAGTCCCAATACCAAGAActccaagacaagtccaagatAAGTCCAAGACAATAGAAAAATGTCTTGAGTCCACTCAAGTACTACAGCTCTGAAAAAAGCCAAACTGTTTGCTTACCTTATCAAAAACGTCCCAACTCCCAACAGCTCTGAGCACAGGGCTGCGGCTGGGTTCCTGACATCCCAGCATGCTCTCCTTGCGGCGCCACTCCTCCTCAGTGTGCGTGAGTTCTGTGGGGCAGGCCAGAGTCCGAGCACGTTCCTGTTCCAGGGACTCAGAGCTGTGGACGCCTAGAGAGCATAGCTGATCTTGGGCCTCAGCCAGTCTCCAGCTGGAGACGATAGAGGCCTTTAAACAGCGCTGCTGGCTCTGGCAGAGTGACGCCATGGCACAATCACAAAGGTGCGATGACTGCTGTAAggtaaatgaaagaaaaagagattaGGACTACGTGAGAAACTGTCAGAGACTCATAACATACACATTGTGCTTTAGAGCAGGCAACTAATATTTCTTGTCTACCTACAACAGTGTTTGGTACACCTCAAAACTACTTCTACTTTCGGTTTCTTTACCAACAAAACCAGAGGTAAATTAGCTAACCTTAATGCACTTCGGTGTTTAAATCTAAACTGATGGAAAGTTTGCACTGACTTGCCTGAGAACCTGCGGATGCTCTCTTTTGCAATGAAGACAAAGGGTATAAGCTTTATAAATAGAATAGAGGAAAATATGCACATCTAACACAAAAGCAAATCAAAACTTTTACACACAAAGGGGGGTCAAATTGACAACATCCTCCTGATAATCTTATCTTTGGGGGTTTTGATCTGAAGCTTTAATtatcatacatttttttcctcctaAAGTTTTGTATACGTAGGCCTATATAGTCGGAGAATGACGACAGTGAACAGCTGACACCAACAAACTACCCACTCACTCTGAATCACGCCAGAGCCATTAGCGTTTGAGCTTTAATAACCACAGCCATGCTGTATTTAGTACAGGGAGGGCTAAAAATAAAGCCTCGTTTCCATTTATCATGGCTAACAAACAGCCAAACGCCTTTTTTAGTCAACAACAGACACCACATACAGCTGTCAGTGTCTGAGAATACCGAGGACCTGGGAGAATAGTGAAAgtaagctgctgctctgcttgtTGTGGCTTCTAATCTCACCATCCCACAAATGGATGATCTCCCTCTGGTGCTGATTTTAGCCACGTCCTGACAGGATGAGGATAAAGCAAGTGATCTGTTTTCTGTATAACCACGCGTTAAAGTGGAATATACGGTTAGTTAGCTTGATTGTGCAACTCTGGGTTTGCATGAGGTCAGCATTCATTCACTTCAGCATGCAGACTGGACACATTGGTGTTGTGCACGATGCGGGTTATTGGCTAAATATGATAGCTAGCTGATAAGGTAATGACAGAACATGTAGAAAACTAGGCAACAAAATACATTAGCTACTATTGGAAATACAGATACGAGCCTGTACGTTGCTAATGTTAACTTGCCAAGCAATCGAAGTTGGAATGAACTCACTTCACTTACCCCCAACCAGCTTTAGCTAGTTAGCATTATTTTAATACCATTAAGTTACCTCTGCGATGTATCTTCCGCCAACAACCCGGCCGCTAGCATGATCTAATTACCTGCTGGTGAGGATAAACACCACTAAAGCCATTGGCTGCTGAAGCTGGGTAAACGCTCGACTCTTCATCGTGGTACATTGAAGCCCCGTTACCCAGCCACTCCATCGCTGCTACGCAACTAGCTGGCTCTCTTTGCTATGGGGTCCGCTAGCTAAAGCTAGCTGTGTTGGAAGAACCGCAAACAGTATTTATCTCTGTGGTCAGCTGTTTGCCAGAGATATGTATGATCTAAATGTCGGTCTGAAAAGTCAGCAAAGCCGACTGGGGAATATGACGCAGCAAGTCGGGGAGTTCAGCTCCTGTAAATAAGGTTAGTCACTGGCCGTCTTCTTCTTCGTCGTCTTCTTTTAGGGCAGTTAACAACCAGCGTATtaggtgcattaccgccaccttcTGTTGCAGCTCGGCTGAGACAGTGAGGTGAAACTTTGTTTCTTACTTGTTGATactttattaatttgactaattTTATGaggctgtaaaaataaataaaaaagctagACGGATGCTCTATATACGTGATTGATGTTTACAGTAACTTACTTTTTACGCAGCACTACCTTTTCCAAAATCCCAAAAACGTCTATTTGGATTTATGCTAATTGAGTATCATGGTCTACCTCAACATGTAGGTAATATTGTATTCGTCTGTGAATTACTTTTTGGTCATCAACTGTTCATGCACAAAAACGTGTGCATGTTGTTTATTTGTTGTAATATCAATGCTGTACGGTCATATTTAGAGAACTAAAAGATTTtgctattgttattattattactgtattattattattatgaataaaaaaaaagaagaagaagaagtagaagaagaagaagaagaagaagaaatcaaACCAATCGCAATACATCCatacagttacagttttttctgattgctaaacaacagtgggcacaactggagtcacatgtgcaaaactcaaactacagtctgcactaccaacagtcacctgagctaaacagttcacatcagctgcaaaacaggctcagtgcagccaaacactatgcacaagcctcactgagataacacacactgtcactcagaacacactgagggtaaaaacactagcgtcaaacaccaatacagaaattacaaactttttcatctttacagtttgaactatttgagtgacttgacactactcaatagtttatttaaggaaaaaatatagattgtatagcatgacaatttttacataaggtaaaaaagaaggaatgaaaatcagcagttttcttcaataaagtattttgtctctagtaatttatggaattactgggggaaaaaaactaaaggtacatacgtaacagtaacaaagaatagtgtgactaatcctgcctcgctccagcatcatgtggcaagttttcttcatcacattggatgtctgaatcatctctaaataaaaattaatgtggtgtttctattgctttcaccgccattactttctgaaaaacagtaagaacacagttttactaatGTAAAGATagtctttttcactttttttttatagctgtatacataacctcagacatcttacctggacatattggtatctttgctctttcacttgtttctctcaaactgtacagtgtataattgtttcattcttatttggtgtttgtatacaaaaaaaaggctttctgagctttctctatataaataccatatatgttcactaactggtctaaaataagacacctgcttaggctttcagctaaaattgcaatcagcagtgtttgataggcaccagactgaaatctattctgttttgaatgcgtggttaacagttttgacagcagtgtgttagcatttgaacaaagtgctgtaaatctacagtgttgtgcacgttgtggttaaagtcatgggataagtgtgtagaattttgaaaactgtgttcaagcaatgaaaaacaaactagagtttggtccacatgaactgctgctgtgcagactatagttagagttttgcacatgtgactccagttgtgcctactgtcgtttagcaatcgaaaaaaactgtaatacatccatggggtTTGTCATCTACACGCTTTTCATTGAGTGGAAATAGCCAGAAGGGGGCGGTATTGTTCCATTTACAGATGATCCACATGTATTTCATATAATATCaatcaacacatacagtaaaagtAGACTGTAGGCTACACAACAGCACCGTCCTCATTCCTGTCATTAGCTCTTCTACTTCCGTCTTCTATTTTAACTTTCTCCTCGCtgcttatgtttttattttatttatatattttttatagaaaagaaaatgagTCATTCAATGTTGCAAAAATAACCAGAtaaccttctctctctctctctctctctctctctctctctctctctctctcaatctcggAGCCAGGCTTCCTGCTCTTAGTTCCCAGAGTTCCCGGCTGCTGGCAGTAGAATGCTGGGAATATCCGGAGAGGAAGGGGAAGTGACATCACAGCGGTGACCTTCCGTACCAGGCCATATCACCTGGAGGagagctaccacacacacacacacacacacacacacacacacacacacacacacacacacacaaacatgcatagGCCTaggccctctctctcttcttcaaaTTCAATTCTGATTACATGGCCGACCAACTGGCAGCTCCGGGCATTTAAAGACCCCGCTAACACCCTACCCTAAACCCCAGCTGTGTcatctgagtgtgtgttcagATCCAGAAAAACTCTTTCAAAACTgataaacacatacagacaccttcatacacacacagtcacagtcagcaagagagagagaggaaaaattGTGGGCAAGTTCccatgaagagagagaggaagtgataaCTTCAAGTGCAGAGAACTTTGCATAGACAGGCTGAGCTAACCACATGTTTCACAGGAAAGTTCCCACCATGCTTCAATGCGGTTCTTCTTTGTATTGGCTGACCATATAAATTAATCCGAATCCGAAACTGGATTTAATCACACACTATTCAGTTCGTCTCACAGTGTATGGTGCAGTGCAAGTCTGCACTTACAGTGTTTTTAATAAGATACAGAAAGTCAACTTCTGTTAGTTTTTAACTAGTTAAAGGTTTAAGAAAGTAGGTACGGAGCGTTAACATTCAAGACCATTAGAAGGATAAAACCAGACCTCCATCCTCCCCCACTCTACACAATACTCCCCCTACTGTCCATATAAAGCTGTAGACCTCCAGATTGTAAGCATGCTTCACCCCGCCAGGCCTTCACCAGTCCTTTTACTGTAACACCTCCTCAGGGTCCACACTGCCCAAATCATGATACAACTTGTCTCGCAGTTGGAGATATGAAAAAATGAGTTTGTGGGCATTTTTCGTTCTGGATGAATATTTTGACCATGTACATTTAATAGGTAGGCTACTTACAGTTTGGAGGCACAGTTTTTTCACATTTCAGATGTTCATGAGTTGTTCCACCAAAAGTTATTCCCCCACCTAAACTTTTTAgatgtttaatttaaataatcGTTGTGTAGTAGTTATCCatcatttcacaataaaagcaaagACCATATAAACATGAACACATATTTGTGTAgcatcatttttttcttcttcttttctcccCCAATTAATCATCTCACAGCCTTGTAATCTTTTAGAGGGTCATCAACAGTGTACAAAGTAGTTTACATTAGCTTCAgctcaacattaaaatgctgcttataaATAATGCAGCAGTATAACATCATTTATAATAATCTATAGTCAATTTGTTTGCAGAATTAGTACTttgacttttgatactttaagtacatgttGTTGAATGCACTTGAATATTGAATGCAGGGCTTATATTTGGACATTGTTGTATTTGtgcttttactttagtaaaggatctgaataacTCTTCCAGCAGTGCAAATAACTGAAATGAAAAATCCTCCACCAACCCAAAAAACAGATCTTAAATTCGACATGTAAAAACACTGCCAAACCTTTAAGTAAAGGGAAGGCCCTGCCCCCATGcttaacaaagtgaaaaagactTCAATACACACGTTGCACACAGATGGCCTGTAGTGGAGATATGTACTGATTGAGGAGAGTGTCTCTGAAGTTACATTCTTTAGGAGCAAAGTCTgtaaaacacatatacacaaacctacacacttgcacaaacacagacatacaaagacacatgcacacagcaaaaaataaatagaaagaaCATGTGTCTACGAAGAGCAGGATGGACAGAAGAAGATGTGGAAGTCTACAGGGGAGGTATGGTCAAATGAAGAGAGAGGGGAGTAAGATGAAAGAGGGATGGGAGAGCGAAAGAAAGAGAACATGCAGAAGTCCCTTGCTGCCAAATCAGGCAGAAAGGGAGGAGGGATGAGTAGTGATGGGGcaaagatggagggagggagggagaggtagagacagagtgtgtgtggtggagACGTCATTATACAGGATGACAAAAGAAGAAGGGATTCTCTggtcagctgctgctgctgctgcaactgTCTATTGTCTGCTGACAGAGgacccctccacacacacacacacacacacacacacacacacacacacacacacacacacacacacacacacaggcctaggccctctctctcttcttcaagTTCAACTCTGATTACATGGCCGACCAACTGGCAGCTCCGGGCATTTAAAGACCCCGCTAACCCCCTCCCCTAAACCCCAGCTGTGTCATCTGAGTGTTTTCAGTATGTCTGAGATCCAACAGATGTTTGGTCCAAAAAGAACAGATCCAGAAAAAATGGCAAAGAAGTgcaggtgtggaaaaaaaagaaagaaagaatgcagccttttttttaaaagtgaatATACATTTTCAAAGTATACCTATTCAAATTTTTAAATACTTAAAGTAGAAGTGCATGAAAAAGCTGCtcaattaaacaaacaagagtgCTTGTAATTAGTTGTTTTCCACCCATGGAgaagtttattgtttttaaagaagagGCGATAAATTCAGCCAACTAATAGAAGCAGCTATGAATGAAGCTCCTTTCTTCCCTTTGTGTGCGTGGCGTGTATGTATGCGCCTCACGTAGTCCCCAAAGGTGCTGAGCTCTGCATTATCATTTATTTACCTCCCTGGTGTTTCAGGCATTGTGCAGtggtgtttgagtgtgtgtcatgTTGAGTAAAACTATCAGAATATGCCTGTGTTCGTATACAGTCAGTGTGAGTTCCTAAATGTTTTCAAGTCTGATTTCTGCTTTCAAATCAATCCAGAGCAAATGGCCCTTGCCCAACTGACCTTAACAATATTCAATCCTCCACTGTCTCTGCACAGTGTGTGACACTCTGGTCCATTCTGCTTTGATTAACCTCTctttgacacaaacacacacacagagagggtaTATGACCACTCTGTGACACTCGCAGACAGACACAATAGGGAACCCAACACATTCCTTTCCCCAGGTGGCATAAAAGACGCAGCCAGATCAATGGCCTAATGGGCTCCAAACCAATGGCCGACGATCATTAACCCCAGAGTTCCTTATACCCCAAGTCAGACTATTGTGTGACCACTGTGTGTTCGTATACAGACTATTGTGTGAGGTTTCTTTCTGCCGTGTGGAGCTGGTTAACTGCTGGACGAGGGGTCTAACTTAGGACGTTAGATTGTGACAACATGTGTTGTCTTGACCTGAGAAACTGTGGAAAGCTGGACATTAACATGTGCCAAACAGCACATTTAGTTTTtagagtatttccattttaggttactttatacttctactctgctacatttcagaggaaaatattgtgattttttttacccCACTCCATTTATTTAACAGCTATACGTAGTTACTACTAGTTACTTCTCAGATTTCGTCATGTTGTAAATATTAAAATGCTGTTTATACAGTGATATATATGATAAATATAACTAACATACTCAATACATATACTTTTGATGCTCATGTGCttttgaatgaataaatgaatggaaTCTTTTATTACGAACGATTGAAGCAATATTTTGAACACAGAACTGTTACTTATGATGGAATTTGTTTATATTGGGGTGTTGCTACTTTTACCTGAGTAAAGAATCTAAATACTTCCCACCAAAATGCCATTTATCACTGCAGCACCTAAACATTTTGAATATTTGCAATGACGCCACTCCTGGAAAACATGAACTTTCTGCAGCATAATTATACCAACTAAGACTTGAA contains:
- the cdc37l1 gene encoding hsp90 co-chaperone Cdc37-like 1 isoform X2; the encoded protein is MEWLGNGASMYHDEESSVYPASAANGFSGVYPHQQSSHLCDCAMASLCQSQQRCLKASIVSSWRLAEAQDQLCSLGVHSSESLEQERARTLACPTELTHTEEEWRRKESMLGCQEPSRSPVLRAVGSWDVFDKSIINVHNQPVEMDQDKCKTFLQKYDQELKYFGMLRRWDDSQRFLADTPQLICEETANYLILWCMRLQQEGKEALMEQVAHQAVVMQFILEMASNSQQDPRGCFRQFFHKAKEGQDVYLEVFYTELEAFKDRVKENAFKSRGDTPNNVDQQKTITNCILDPKEALDSLPPVAEYPMKRCLEAGLWTSTVSWTKNDATETDDIRMMETS
- the cdc37l1 gene encoding hsp90 co-chaperone Cdc37-like 1 isoform X1; protein product: MEWLGNGASMYHDEESSVYPASAANGFSGVYPHQQQSSHLCDCAMASLCQSQQRCLKASIVSSWRLAEAQDQLCSLGVHSSESLEQERARTLACPTELTHTEEEWRRKESMLGCQEPSRSPVLRAVGSWDVFDKSIINVHNQPVEMDQDKCKTFLQKYDQELKYFGMLRRWDDSQRFLADTPQLICEETANYLILWCMRLQQEGKEALMEQVAHQAVVMQFILEMASNSQQDPRGCFRQFFHKAKEGQDVYLEVFYTELEAFKDRVKENAFKSRGDTPNNVDQQKTITNCILDPKEALDSLPPVAEYPMKRCLEAGLWTSTVSWTKNDATETDDIRMMETS
- the cdc37l1 gene encoding hsp90 co-chaperone Cdc37-like 1 isoform X3; the encoded protein is MASLCQSQQRCLKASIVSSWRLAEAQDQLCSLGVHSSESLEQERARTLACPTELTHTEEEWRRKESMLGCQEPSRSPVLRAVGSWDVFDKSIINVHNQPVEMDQDKCKTFLQKYDQELKYFGMLRRWDDSQRFLADTPQLICEETANYLILWCMRLQQEGKEALMEQVAHQAVVMQFILEMASNSQQDPRGCFRQFFHKAKEGQDVYLEVFYTELEAFKDRVKENAFKSRGDTPNNVDQQKTITNCILDPKEALDSLPPVAEYPMKRCLEAGLWTSTVSWTKNDATETDDIRMMETS